Genomic DNA from Deltaproteobacteria bacterium RBG_16_64_85:
GCTTCGCTCGGACGCGATCCTGGCGCTGGCGGTATCCGCGCTGGCGATCATCGTGTACCTCGCGTGGCGGTTCGAGTTCAAGTTCGGCGTCGCCGCGGCGGTCGCAACGTTCCACGACGTGGCGGCCCTCGTGGGGATTTTCTACCTGCTCGGGAAGGAGATGGACCTCCTCTTCATCACGGCCCTCCTGACCATCGGCGGCTACTCGCTCACCGACACGGTCGTGGTCTTCGACCGGATCCGGGAGAACATCCGCCTGAGGAAGAAAAAGACCTTCTCCGAGACGATCAACCTGAGCGTGAACGAGGTCCTGAGCCGCACGATCGTCACCTCCCTGACGGTGTTCCTGACCTGCGTCGCGCTGCTCTTCTTCGGCGGCGTCGTCCTGAAAGAGTTTGCGCTGGCCCTCACGATCGGGGTGGTCGTGGGGACCTACTCTTCCATCTTCGTCGCCAGCCCGATCGTCGCGATCTGGCGGGGGGAGAAGATGGTCGAGGTGAAAAGGTAAGGGGTGGAGGAGCGAACCCGACGAGAGTGGGCGCTCCGGACCCCTGACCGATCGCTCGTCCGGGAGATCTGCGGTAAAACCGGGCTTTCTCCCACCGCGGCCAAGATCCTGGCCAACCGCGGGATCGCCGGCGACGGCGAGACCGACCGCTTCCTCTCCGGGACCCTGCGGGACATTTCTTCTCCCTGGTTGATGAAGGACCTCGAGAAAGCGGCGCTGCGCCTGATCGAGGCGGGCCGACGGAAGGAGCCGGTGCTGATCTACGCCGATTACGACGTGGACGGCGCAACCGGCGCCGCCTGCCTGTTCCTCTTCCTCCAGGAGGCCTTCCCCGGGCTCCCGGTGCGGATCCACCAGAATCACCGGGTCGTGGACGGCTACGGGCTGCGTCCCGAGCACCTGGACGCCGCCGCGGCCTCCGGGGTCAAGCTCGTCGTGACGGTCGACTGCGGCATTTCCGACATCGAGGCGATCGGGCGCGCGGCCGCGCGCGGGGTGGATGGGATCGTGACCGACCACCATCTCCCGGGCCCGGCGCTTCCTCCGGCGGTCGCCGTCCTCAATCCCAAGCGGCGCGATTGCGGGTTCCCGGAGAAGGATCTGGCCGGCGTGGGGGTGGTGTTCACGCTGCTGCGCGGCCTCCGCGCGCTGCTGCGCGGCGACGGATCGCACGCGGGAGAGGCGGACGCAGGCCTTCGCCGCTTTCTCGACCTCGTTGCGCTGGGCACCGTTGCGGATATGGTCCCCTTGCGGGGGGACAACCGCATCCTCGTGAAGGAGGGGATTCACGAGATCCGGGAGCATCCCCGCGCGGGAGTGACCGCCCTCCTGTCGGTGGCGGGCATCGATCCGGGAACGGCGAACGAGTCCGACCTGGGATTCCGGGTCGGACCGAGGCTGAATGCGGCCGGCAGGGTGGGGGAATCCCGCCGCAGCTCCGACATTCTGGTCACCGGCGACCGCGACGAAGCCTGTCGGATTGCCGCCGAGCTCAACGTCGACAACTCCCGCCGGCAGCGGGAGGAGGAGCGGATCCTGCGTTCCGCCGAGGCGGCTCTCCTTTCGGGCCCTCCCGCCTCCGGCCTGGGCGCCATCGTGCTGGCCGATCCGGACTGGCATCCCGGGGTGCTGGGGATCGTGGCCTCCAAGCTGGCGGAGAGGTTCTTCCGCCCCACGGTCCTCCTGCGGCTGGAAAACGCGGAGGCCAGGGGGTCCTGCCGCAGCGTCGACGGCTTCCCGTTGGTGGACGCCCTCGAGGAGCTGTCCGCCCTCCTCTTCCGCTACGGGGGGCACAGCCAGGCGGCGGGCCTTGCCCTCCCTGTGGAGAACCTGCCCGCGTTCCGCGAGGGGATGAACCGCATCGCCCGCGGTTACGCCTCGATGCGGGGGGGCGCTCCCGGCAAGCCGGTGGACGCGCAGGTCGGGCTCGGCGACCTCACCCCGGGATTCATGGAGGAGCTGGAGCGCATGCGCCCGTTCGGCATGGGGAACGAGGAGCCGGTCCTCCTCGCGCGAAGGCTCCGGGTCACGCGGAAAAAATCGTTCGGGGCCAGCGGGCAGCATCTAAAATTCGAGGTGGCGGACGACAACCGGAGGTTCGAGGTGGTGGCGTTCCACCACCCGGCGCTTTCCGTGGGGCCGGAGGGGTACGTGGACCTGCTGTTCACCCCCCAGAGGGTCTATTTCCGGGGGAACAGGAGCTTGCGCCTTCTCCTCCGCGACGTCCGCCCGTCGGGCGGAGACACTCCTCAACGAGGGACTTGATACAGGGATGTCCCCCAGGGGAATGTCCCCTGTGGGATGTCGCCCGCCATACGGGTGAGGGGGAGAGGGGAAGTGCTGGGCTGGGGGAAGATCCGAGACAAGCTCCGCGAGGCATTCTCGGGGGAGATGGACGAGAAGGCGCTGGCCGCAGGCTTCGCCGTGGGGGTCTTCTTCAGCTTCTCGCCGCTGGTTTCCCTTCACACCGTCCTGGCGCTCCTGGTGGCGTTGATCTTCCGGCTCAGCAAGATCGCTGCGGCCGCCGGCGTGTGGGTGAACAATCCCTACACGATGCCCTTCGTGTTCTACGGCTGTCTCCGGCTCGGCGAGTGGATGCTGGGCAGCGGCTTTCACCCGCTGGCGTGCGAGCGGTGGACGCTCGACGCCATCCTCCGGGCGGCCATGCCCTGCATCGCCCCGCTGATGCTGGGAACCACGGTCGTCGGGCTGATCGCCGCTGTGGTCGCTTACGGGATTGTCTATCGGATCGCCGTCAGGGTAAAATCTGCGCGGCGGAACACATAAGAACCCCGCGTTTTGCGGCGGGCCGCCGTCCGCAAAGGAGGACCTCCCGTGAAGCCTTACTCGGTCAGTTTCGGAGGGATCACCGACAAGTATTCCTCCTGGAAGAATTCGTCCTTCGCCGTCATCCCGTTCCCGATCGACCTGACGACCACCTACATGGGGGGCGCCCGCAACGGCCCCCGGGCGATCCTGGAGGCTTCCAGCCACATGGAGCTCTTCGACGAGGAGAACAAGATCGAGCCGTACCGGGCGGGGATCTTCACCTCCTCGGAATTCCCCCTGTTGACGTCCGGACCGCTCTCCATGCTGAAGCAGGTGGAGCGCAGGTTCCGCTCGGTCATCAAGGCCGGCAAGTTTCCCGTTCTCCTGGGCGGGGAGCATTCCGGGACCTGCGGCGCCGTGGCCGCGCTCCGGAAGAAATATGGGGAGCTGACGGTGCTCCAGTTCGACGCGCACGCGGACCTCAGGGACTCCTACCTCGGGACTCCCTGGAACCACGCCTGCGTCGGGCGGCGGATCGTGGACTCCGGCGCGAAGCTCGTCCAGGTGGGGATCCGCAGCATGTCGGAAGAGGAGGACCGCTTCCTGAAGAAGTCGGAGAGCGTGAAGACGTTCTATGCCTCGGAGCTCAGGGAGAGCCTGGGCGACGTCACCAAGGGAATCGTCAGCAGCCTTTCCGGCAACGTGTACATCACCTTCGACCTGGACGCCTTCGACCCGGGGATCATGCCTTCCGTGGGGACGCCGGAGCCGGGAGGCTTGAGCTGGTTCGAAGCCGTCGACATTCTCCGCGACGTCATGCTGTCCAACTGCAACATCGTCGGGTTCGACATCATGGAGCTGGCGCCGATCCCCGGGATGATCGCCCCGGATTTTCTCGTCGCCAAGCTGTGCTACCGCATGATGGGTTGGGTCCTCGCGAAGCGAGAGGAAAAATAGGGTCTGCCCCCGCAAAGGAGAATCCGCCGATGTTCGTGCCCTCGAAGATCTTCTTCACCAAGGGTGTCGGGCGACACCGGGAGCAGCTGACCTCGTTCGAGCTCGCCCTGCGGGACGCCGGGATCGAGAAATACAACCTGGTGCAGGTGTCGAGCATCTTCCCGCCCAAGTGCAGGATCATCAAGAAGGAGGAGGGCTTAAAGCTCCTCACGTCGGGGGAGATCGTGTTCGTCGTCATGAGCCGGTGCCAGAGCGACGAGCCTCGGAGGCTGATCGCCGCGTCGGTGGGATGCGCGCTTCCCTCCGACCGCGACGTGTACGGCTACCTGAGCGAGCACCACGCCTACGGACAGACCGAGAAAGTCGCCGGGGATTATTCCGAAGACCTCGCCGCCGCGATGCTCGCCTCGACGCTGGGCATCGAGTTCGACGAGGAAAAAAGCTGGGATGAGAAGAAAGAGGTGTGGAAGATCAGCGGGAAGATCTACCGGTCCTTCAACATCACCCAGTCGGCGATCGTGCGGGACGAGTACACGACCGTAATCGCGGCTGCCGTCCTGGTCATCTGATCCGTAAATGGGAGGCGGCATGAGAGGAGCGAAAATCCTGGGAACCGGCAGGGCGCTGCCCCCGCGGGTGGTGACCAACGCCGACCTGATGAAATGCATGGACACCACGGAGGAGTGGATCGTGCAGCGCACCGGGATCCGGGAGCGGCGTTTCGTCGACCCGGGGACCGGGACCGCCGACCTGGGGACCGAGGCCGCGCGTGCCGCCGTTGCCCGCGCCGGTCTTTCCCTCTCCGATATCGATTTCATCGTTTTTGCCACCGTCTCGCCGGATTACTTCTTCCCGGGCGGAGGGGTGTTCGTCCAGGAAAAGCTCGGGCTCCCCACGATTGGCGCCCTCGACGTCCGGACGCAGTGCACCGGTTTCCTCTACGGGATCTCGGTGGCCGAGGCCTACATCAAAGGCGGGTTCTTCAACCACGTCTTGGTCATCGGCTCCGAAGTCCAGAGCACGGGTCTGAATCTGAGCACCCCGGCGCGGGATGTCTCGGTCATCTTCGGGGACGGGGCCGGGGCTGCGGTCGTGGGGCCGGCCGAGGCGGGGAAGGGGATCCTCTCCTCCCACCTTCACGCGGAGGGGAAGTACGCAAAAGACTTGATGTGCGAGGGGCCTTCCTCCATCGAGCACCCGCGCTTAAGCCACGAGATGCTGGACGCCGGGCGCCACTTTCCGAGGATGAACGGACGGTATGTGTTCACCCACGCGGTGCGGAGGTTCCCCGAGGTGATCCGCGAGGCGCTCGCGGCGAACGGGGTGTCGATCGCGGACCTGTCCCTCGTCATCCCGCACCAGGCGAACCTGAGGATCACCCAGGCCGTGGCCGGTGCCCTGGAGGTCCCCGAGGGAATGGTCTACTCGAACATCGAGAAGTACGGGAACACCACCGCCGCCTCGATCCCCATCGCCCTCGACGAGTGCGTCGAGCAGGGGAGGATCCGGGAGGGGGACCTCGTGTGCCTCGCGGCCTTCGGATCGGGGTTCACCTGGGCCGCGACGCTGATCCGCTGGTAGCGTGGGGAAGCTTCTGCGCGTCAGGATCCGGGAGATGGAGCCGGGAGATCTCGACGAGGTGATGGCGATCGAGGAGGTTTCGTTTCCCACGCCGTGGCCCCGCAGGCTCTTCGAGGAAGAGATCGTCCGGGAATTTTCGGACGCCCTCGTCGCGGCCCCCGCGGAAGGGGAGGGCGTCCTGGGATACTCGGTCTGCTGGACCGTGGCGGACGAGTCCCACCTGTTGAACATCGCGGTCCGGCCGGATGTGCGCGAGCGCGGCGTGGGCGGCGCGCTC
This window encodes:
- a CDS encoding 3-oxoacyl-ACP synthase, which produces MRGAKILGTGRALPPRVVTNADLMKCMDTTEEWIVQRTGIRERRFVDPGTGTADLGTEAARAAVARAGLSLSDIDFIVFATVSPDYFFPGGGVFVQEKLGLPTIGALDVRTQCTGFLYGISVAEAYIKGGFFNHVLVIGSEVQSTGLNLSTPARDVSVIFGDGAGAAVVGPAEAGKGILSSHLHAEGKYAKDLMCEGPSSIEHPRLSHEMLDAGRHFPRMNGRYVFTHAVRRFPEVIREALAANGVSIADLSLVIPHQANLRITQAVAGALEVPEGMVYSNIEKYGNTTAASIPIALDECVEQGRIREGDLVCLAAFGSGFTWAATLIRW
- a CDS encoding single-stranded-DNA-specific exonuclease RecJ, whose product is MEERTRREWALRTPDRSLVREICGKTGLSPTAAKILANRGIAGDGETDRFLSGTLRDISSPWLMKDLEKAALRLIEAGRRKEPVLIYADYDVDGATGAACLFLFLQEAFPGLPVRIHQNHRVVDGYGLRPEHLDAAAASGVKLVVTVDCGISDIEAIGRAAARGVDGIVTDHHLPGPALPPAVAVLNPKRRDCGFPEKDLAGVGVVFTLLRGLRALLRGDGSHAGEADAGLRRFLDLVALGTVADMVPLRGDNRILVKEGIHEIREHPRAGVTALLSVAGIDPGTANESDLGFRVGPRLNAAGRVGESRRSSDILVTGDRDEACRIAAELNVDNSRRQREEERILRSAEAALLSGPPASGLGAIVLADPDWHPGVLGIVASKLAERFFRPTVLLRLENAEARGSCRSVDGFPLVDALEELSALLFRYGGHSQAAGLALPVENLPAFREGMNRIARGYASMRGGAPGKPVDAQVGLGDLTPGFMEELERMRPFGMGNEEPVLLARRLRVTRKKSFGASGQHLKFEVADDNRRFEVVAFHHPALSVGPEGYVDLLFTPQRVYFRGNRSLRLLLRDVRPSGGDTPQRGT
- a CDS encoding ribosomal-protein-alanine N-acetyltransferase, with the protein product MEPGDLDEVMAIEEVSFPTPWPRRLFEEEIVREFSDALVAAPAEGEGVLGYSVCWTVADESHLLNIAVRPDVRERGVGGALLGACMLRSARAGAVRIHLEVRAGNTPAIRMYEREGFSFLGIRRGYYADTGEDAVLLSRELRRSDVP
- a CDS encoding protein-export membrane protein SecF — translated: MELIKNTRIDFMGIRKYAFAFSCVLVLLGLFGVVQIYRGHANLGIDLAGGTSIQLKFGKPVSMDRIRQLLAGAGHGEANLQEVPGENILIIKVGARGKEEKMISDQVVNLLRQKFPDNQGTVESVAEIGPAIGRKLRSDAILALAVSALAIIVYLAWRFEFKFGVAAAVATFHDVAALVGIFYLLGKEMDLLFITALLTIGGYSLTDTVVVFDRIRENIRLRKKKTFSETINLSVNEVLSRTIVTSLTVFLTCVALLFFGGVVLKEFALALTIGVVVGTYSSIFVASPIVAIWRGEKMVEVKR
- a CDS encoding agmatinase: MKPYSVSFGGITDKYSSWKNSSFAVIPFPIDLTTTYMGGARNGPRAILEASSHMELFDEENKIEPYRAGIFTSSEFPLLTSGPLSMLKQVERRFRSVIKAGKFPVLLGGEHSGTCGAVAALRKKYGELTVLQFDAHADLRDSYLGTPWNHACVGRRIVDSGAKLVQVGIRSMSEEEDRFLKKSESVKTFYASELRESLGDVTKGIVSSLSGNVYITFDLDAFDPGIMPSVGTPEPGGLSWFEAVDILRDVMLSNCNIVGFDIMELAPIPGMIAPDFLVAKLCYRMMGWVLAKREEK
- a CDS encoding arginine decarboxylase, pyruvoyl-dependent, with protein sequence MFVPSKIFFTKGVGRHREQLTSFELALRDAGIEKYNLVQVSSIFPPKCRIIKKEEGLKLLTSGEIVFVVMSRCQSDEPRRLIAASVGCALPSDRDVYGYLSEHHAYGQTEKVAGDYSEDLAAAMLASTLGIEFDEEKSWDEKKEVWKISGKIYRSFNITQSAIVRDEYTTVIAAAVLVI